In one Candidatus Oleimmundimicrobium sp. genomic region, the following are encoded:
- the crcB gene encoding fluoride efflux transporter CrcB: protein MGGFLGAVARYTTINCIPKLSNSNFPFGTFPVNISGCFLLGFFISLTTKKITVDPNIKLLFTVGFTGAYTTFSTFSYETAALIKSGNFLLATVNMAASVSVGIISLLSGMMLGQIL from the coding sequence ATGGGAGGATTCTTGGGGGCAGTTGCCCGATATACAACAATCAATTGTATTCCAAAACTAAGTAACAGTAATTTCCCCTTCGGTACTTTTCCGGTAAATATCTCAGGCTGTTTTCTTTTAGGATTTTTCATCTCGTTGACAACTAAAAAAATCACCGTGGACCCAAATATTAAATTGTTATTTACTGTAGGATTCACGGGAGCCTACACAACCTTTTCAACTTTTAGTTATGAAACAGCGGCCTTGATAAAAAGCGGGAATTTTCTACTTGCCACGGTAAACATGGCAGCAAGCGTCTCAGTTGGAATCATATCTCTTTTAAGCGGGATGATGCTCGGTCAAATACTTTAA